The following are encoded in a window of Oncorhynchus mykiss isolate Arlee chromosome Y, USDA_OmykA_1.1, whole genome shotgun sequence genomic DNA:
- the LOC110510112 gene encoding trophoblast glycoprotein-like, whose amino-acid sequence MGRKTTWKCYCGDVCLCLSAALFLCLLLLFSSVRAEDECPLSCICARDSGTVTCHDKEDTELPGDIPEWVTTLILRGNNISTLPGGGFSSNNGTKLELTTLSLSHNGIMVIEADAFTGLPRLRLLDLSHNRLVYISVQAFHSLQELRSLYLNDSLLAPAVAQLSNALHGDILCNLHRLELSGNRLKTIPISRLDAFNLHTLVLTNNSIENIGKEDVSSLYRQKQVRVYLSLNPFRCNCELESFYFWLKNSSQCVDAARLLCAEPDAKKGIPIEWLRGEDVDCLNENLEAVSYVFLGIVLALIGIVFLMVLYLNRRGIKRWLNNIRDACRDQMEVYHYRYEQDSDPRLANVAV is encoded by the coding sequence ATGGGAAGGAAAACGACATGGAAGTGTTACTGTGGGGACGTGTGTCTTTGTTTATCAGCGGCGTTGTTTctctgtttgttgttgttgttttcttctgtcagaGCAGAGGATGAGTGTCCGTTATCCTGTATCTGTGCAAGAGACTCCGGGACAGTGACCTGCCATGACAAAGAGGACACCGAGTTACCGGGAGACATACCGGAGTGGGTGACCACATTAATACTCAGGGGGAACAACATCTCAACCTTACCGGGTGGAGGGTTCTCCTCGAATAACGGGACAAAACTTGAGCTAACGACCCTCTCACTGTCACATAATGGAATCATGGTGATCGAGGCTGACGCTTTCACAGGACTCCCACGGTTGCGTTTGCTGGATTTGAGTCACAATCGGTTGGTGTACATCTCAGTCCAGGCGTTTCACAGTCTGCAGGAGCTTCGCTCTCTTTACCTGAATGACTCCCTCCTCGCACCGGCTGTGGCGCAGCTCTCCAATGCATTGCATGGAGACATTTTATGCAACCTCCACCGGCTGGAGCTATCTGGCAACCGGTTGAAAACCATACCCATTTCAAGGTTGGATGCATTCAACCTTCACACTTTAGTTTTAACCAATAACTCAATTGAGAACATTGGTAAAGAGGACGTCTCCAGTTTGTACCGTCAAAAGCAAGTGCGCGTCTATTTATCACTAAACCCGTTCCGGTGTAACTGTGAGCTGGAGTCGTTCTACTTCTGGTTAAAGAACTCTTCTCAGTGCGTGGACGCCGCGCGCCTCCTGTGCGCCGAGCCTGATGCCAAGAAGGGGATTCCAATAGAGTGGTTACGCGGTGAGGACGTGGATTGTCTCAATGAGAACCTAGAGGCGGTGTCCTATGTGTTCCTAGGCATAGTCCTGGCGCTGATCGGCATAGTATTCCTCATGGTGCTCTATCTAAACCGGAGAGGAATCAAACGGTGGCTCAACAATATCCGCGATGCGTGCCGCGACCAGATGGAAGTGTATCATTACCGGTACGAGCAGGACTCCGATCCCCGGTTGGCTAACGTCGCCGTTTAA